In a genomic window of Enterobacter asburiae:
- a CDS encoding RES family NAD+ phosphorylase — MDNKLKVIELNSLDLFRKELLTTTEPEKVEGLLRWYLQSYGGVNFKFGYDRPIFRARKCSNECGYNNISEIYPPPPEKCKIGRMNEGGQDIFYGAYSIGTALAEINAKEGDYVHIAHFEMPKTSESGMRCFAIGEVFNAYHGVNTISIEVFNEIRDAISRIGKDDIRALLSYLYMDALSAELLNSVNAHEVNYIYSRIFCRILLDKHSDVDGLIYPSAKIKGTSNIVLRTEVVKSKMQLAANLVFKVNKIYPYGIVDFSIVKQAKGYTPDGRIVW, encoded by the coding sequence ATGGATAATAAGCTAAAGGTAATTGAATTAAATAGCCTTGATCTGTTTCGCAAAGAATTACTAACCACTACAGAACCAGAAAAAGTGGAAGGATTGCTAAGATGGTATCTTCAATCATATGGCGGTGTTAACTTCAAGTTCGGTTATGACAGGCCAATATTTAGAGCACGGAAGTGCTCAAACGAATGCGGATATAATAATATCAGTGAGATATACCCCCCTCCTCCAGAGAAATGTAAAATAGGCCGAATGAATGAAGGTGGACAAGATATCTTCTATGGTGCCTATAGTATCGGAACAGCTTTAGCCGAAATTAACGCAAAGGAAGGGGATTATGTTCACATAGCTCATTTTGAAATGCCGAAAACCTCAGAGTCTGGAATGCGATGTTTTGCTATCGGCGAGGTATTTAATGCGTATCACGGTGTAAATACAATTTCAATCGAAGTGTTTAATGAAATTCGGGACGCCATTAGCAGGATTGGTAAGGATGACATCCGTGCTTTACTATCATATTTGTATATGGATGCCCTTTCTGCTGAGTTGCTAAATAGTGTCAATGCCCATGAGGTGAATTATATTTACTCAAGGATTTTTTGCCGTATTCTTCTTGATAAACATTCTGACGTTGATGGTCTTATTTATCCTAGCGCTAAAATAAAAGGGACGTCAAATATCGTTTTGCGCACTGAAGTTGTCAAGTCAAAAATGCAATTGGCTGCAAATCTTGTATTTAAAGTAAATAAGATTTACCCATATGGAATAGTTGATTTTAGTATAGTAAAACAGGCCAAAGGCTATACGCCAGATGGACGCATTGTATGGTAA
- a CDS encoding MFS transporter — MTDLPANVRWQLWIVAFGFFMQSLDTTIVNTALPSMAKSLGESPLHMHMVIVSYVLTVAVMLPASGWLADKVGVRNIFFTAIVLFTTGSLFCAQANTLDQLVMARVLQGVGGAMMVPVGRLTVMKIVPREQYMAAMTFVTLPGQVGPLLGPALGGILVEYASWHWIFLINLPVGIVGAIATLALMPNYKMQTRRFDFFGFILLAAGMATLTLALDGQKGLGISPLTLGLLIALGVTAILWYLWHASGNDKALFSLNLFKNPTYRLGLFGSFAGRIGSGMLPFMTPVFLQIGMGFSPFHAGLMMIPMVLGSMGMKRIVVQVVNRFGYRHVLVTATLGLALVSLLFMATALMGWYYVLPLVLFCQGIVNSMRFSSMNTLTLKDLPDELASSGNSLLSMIMQLSMSVGVTIAGLLLGMYGQHHLSVDTQVAHQVFLYTYLSMAVIIALPAFIFARVPDDTSKNVVIRRGKRSGS; from the coding sequence ATGACCGATCTCCCCGCTAACGTTCGCTGGCAGTTATGGATAGTCGCCTTCGGCTTCTTTATGCAATCGCTGGATACGACCATCGTCAACACCGCCCTCCCCTCCATGGCGAAAAGCCTGGGGGAGAGCCCGCTGCATATGCATATGGTGATTGTCTCCTACGTGCTGACGGTCGCCGTGATGCTGCCTGCCAGCGGCTGGCTGGCCGACAAAGTGGGGGTGCGGAATATCTTCTTTACCGCCATCGTGCTGTTTACCACCGGCTCGCTGTTTTGCGCCCAGGCCAACACCCTCGACCAGCTGGTTATGGCGCGGGTGCTGCAGGGCGTCGGCGGCGCGATGATGGTGCCCGTAGGGCGCTTAACGGTGATGAAGATTGTGCCGCGCGAGCAGTACATGGCGGCGATGACCTTTGTGACCCTGCCCGGTCAGGTGGGGCCACTGCTGGGCCCGGCGCTCGGCGGCATTCTGGTGGAGTACGCCTCCTGGCACTGGATCTTCTTAATCAACCTGCCGGTGGGCATCGTCGGTGCTATCGCCACCCTGGCGCTGATGCCGAACTACAAAATGCAGACCCGCCGCTTCGACTTCTTTGGCTTTATCCTGCTGGCGGCGGGCATGGCAACGCTTACTCTGGCGCTCGACGGACAAAAAGGATTGGGTATTTCGCCCCTGACGCTCGGGCTGCTGATCGCGCTCGGCGTTACCGCCATACTGTGGTATCTGTGGCACGCCAGCGGTAACGATAAGGCGCTCTTCAGCCTGAACTTGTTTAAAAACCCTACCTACCGCCTTGGTCTGTTCGGCAGCTTCGCCGGACGTATCGGCAGCGGCATGCTGCCGTTTATGACGCCCGTGTTTCTGCAAATTGGTATGGGCTTTTCGCCGTTCCACGCGGGCCTGATGATGATCCCGATGGTGCTCGGCAGCATGGGGATGAAGCGCATCGTGGTGCAGGTGGTGAACCGCTTTGGCTACCGCCACGTGCTGGTGACCGCCACGCTGGGGCTGGCGCTGGTGAGCCTGCTGTTTATGGCCACGGCGCTGATGGGCTGGTATTACGTTCTGCCGCTGGTGCTGTTCTGTCAGGGGATCGTCAACTCCATGCGCTTCTCGTCAATGAATACCCTGACGCTGAAGGACCTGCCGGACGAACTGGCGAGCAGCGGCAACAGCCTGCTGTCGATGATCATGCAGCTCTCCATGAGCGTCGGGGTGACCATCGCGGGCTTACTGCTCGGCATGTACGGCCAGCACCACCTCAGCGTCGACACGCAGGTGGCGCATCAGGTCTTTTTGTATACCTATCTCAGCATGGCGGTCATCATCGCCCTGCCCGCTTTCATCTTCGCCAGAGTGCCGGATGATACCAGCAAGAACGTCGTGATTAGGCGCGGCAAAAGGAGTGGATCATGA
- the baeS gene encoding two-component system sensor histidine kinase BaeS — protein sequence MKFWRPGITGKLFLAIFATCIVLLITMHWAVRVSFERGFIDYIKHGNEQRLQGLSDALSEQYAQHGNWRFLRNNDRFIFQILRSLEHDTGDDRPGPGMPPHGWRTQFWVIDQDMRTLVGPRSPIPPDGTRRAIKVNNATVGWVIASPVERLTRNTDINFDRQQRRTSWLIVALSTLLAALATFPLARGLLAPVKRLVEGTHKLAAGDFTTRVDTRSQDELGKLAQDFNQLASTLEKNQQMRRDFMADISHELRTPLAVLRGELEAIQDGVRQFTPESVASLQAEVGTLTKLVDDLHQLSMSDEGALAYQKAPVDVINVLEVASGAFRERFASRNLKIDLSLPDSAVVFGDKDRLMQLFNNLLENSLRYTDSGGGLHISGRQENGRFALTFADSAPGVQDAQLEKLFERFYRTEGSRNRASGGSGLGLAICVNIVEAHNGTIRAAHSPFGGVSITVELPLERDLSREA from the coding sequence ATGAAATTCTGGCGTCCGGGCATTACCGGCAAGCTCTTTCTGGCAATTTTTGCTACCTGTATCGTTCTGCTGATCACCATGCACTGGGCGGTGCGGGTCAGCTTCGAGCGCGGCTTTATTGATTACATCAAGCATGGTAACGAGCAGCGTTTACAGGGCTTAAGCGATGCGCTGAGCGAACAGTACGCCCAGCACGGTAACTGGCGCTTTCTGCGCAATAACGACCGCTTTATTTTCCAGATCCTGCGTTCGCTGGAGCACGATACCGGCGACGATCGCCCGGGGCCAGGCATGCCGCCGCACGGCTGGCGCACCCAGTTCTGGGTGATTGACCAGGACATGCGCACGCTGGTTGGCCCGCGTTCGCCCATCCCGCCGGACGGCACCCGCCGGGCGATCAAAGTCAATAACGCCACCGTCGGCTGGGTTATCGCCTCCCCGGTGGAGCGCCTGACGCGCAACACCGACATTAACTTTGACCGCCAGCAGCGCCGGACCAGTTGGCTGATTGTCGCCCTCTCCACCCTGCTCGCCGCGCTCGCCACCTTCCCGCTGGCGCGCGGTCTGCTCGCCCCGGTGAAACGGCTGGTGGAGGGCACGCACAAGCTGGCCGCCGGGGATTTCACCACCCGCGTCGATACCCGCAGCCAGGACGAACTGGGCAAGCTGGCGCAGGACTTTAACCAGCTCGCCAGCACGCTGGAGAAGAACCAGCAGATGCGCCGCGACTTTATGGCCGATATTTCCCACGAGCTGCGCACCCCGCTGGCGGTGCTGCGCGGCGAGCTGGAGGCCATTCAGGACGGCGTACGCCAGTTTACGCCAGAATCGGTGGCCTCTTTGCAGGCGGAGGTGGGCACGCTCACCAAGCTGGTAGACGATCTCCACCAGCTCTCCATGTCCGACGAAGGAGCGCTGGCCTACCAGAAGGCCCCCGTCGATGTGATTAACGTGCTCGAAGTTGCCAGCGGCGCCTTCCGGGAACGGTTTGCCAGCCGCAACCTGAAAATCGACCTCTCCCTGCCGGACAGCGCGGTGGTGTTCGGCGACAAAGACCGACTGATGCAACTGTTCAATAACCTGCTGGAAAATAGCCTGCGCTACACCGACAGCGGCGGCGGGCTGCATATCTCTGGCAGGCAGGAAAATGGACGCTTTGCCCTTACCTTCGCGGATTCCGCCCCCGGCGTGCAGGACGCGCAGCTGGAAAAACTGTTCGAGCGTTTTTACCGCACCGAAGGCTCACGCAACCGCGCCAGCGGCGGTTCCGGCCTGGGGCTGGCGATTTGCGTTAATATCGTCGAGGCGCATAATGGCACCATTCGCGCCGCCCATTCGCCTTTTGGCGGGGTTAGCATTACAGTAGAGTTACCTCTTGAACGGGATTTATCGAGGGAAGCATGA
- a CDS encoding phage late control D family protein — translation MITGMDIQAGAKIAPAFMLKLDNDDITQDFSDRLISLTMTDNRGFEADQLDIELDDTDGQIALPPRGATLTLWLGWQDSALIKKGTFTVDEIEHRGAPDTLTIRGRSADFRGSLNSRREQSWHDTTLGQIVETIAARNKLTASVADTLKAVTVPHIDQSQESDAVFLSRLADRNGAAVSVKAGKLLFLKAGSGKTASGKPIPQMTLERGDGDRHQFAIADREAYTGVSAKWLHTKDPKPQKQKVKLKRKPKEKHLRALQHPKATKAPANAKAKKEQEAREGEYMAGEADNVLELTTIYATKAQAMRAAQAKWDKLQRGVAEFSISLAIGRADLFPETPVAVKGFKRVIDEQAWIISRVVHNLNSNGYTTGLELEVKVSDVEYESEELTQ, via the coding sequence ATGATTACGGGAATGGATATTCAGGCCGGGGCGAAGATAGCCCCGGCGTTTATGCTCAAGCTGGATAACGACGATATCACGCAGGATTTTAGTGACCGCCTTATCAGCCTGACCATGACCGACAATCGCGGATTCGAGGCCGACCAGCTCGATATCGAGCTCGATGACACTGACGGTCAGATAGCTTTGCCACCGCGCGGCGCAACGTTGACGCTGTGGTTAGGCTGGCAGGATTCCGCGCTGATAAAAAAAGGGACGTTCACTGTCGACGAAATCGAGCACAGGGGCGCGCCTGATACGCTGACTATCAGGGGGCGAAGCGCTGATTTTCGCGGGTCGCTGAACTCGCGCCGGGAACAGTCATGGCATGACACCACGCTCGGGCAAATTGTCGAGACGATTGCGGCACGCAATAAGCTGACGGCCAGCGTGGCCGACACGCTGAAAGCCGTCACAGTGCCTCACATTGACCAGTCGCAGGAATCCGACGCGGTGTTTCTGTCCCGCCTGGCAGACCGGAACGGGGCGGCGGTTTCGGTAAAAGCAGGGAAACTGTTATTCCTGAAAGCGGGGAGCGGTAAGACTGCCAGCGGGAAGCCCATTCCGCAGATGACGCTTGAGCGCGGGGACGGCGATCGTCATCAGTTTGCCATTGCTGACCGGGAAGCCTACACCGGTGTGTCGGCAAAATGGCTGCACACCAAAGACCCGAAGCCGCAAAAGCAAAAGGTGAAGCTCAAGCGTAAGCCCAAAGAGAAGCACCTCCGCGCGCTGCAGCACCCGAAAGCGACCAAAGCCCCGGCGAATGCCAAAGCCAAAAAAGAGCAGGAGGCGCGCGAGGGTGAGTATATGGCCGGTGAGGCTGACAACGTGCTGGAGCTTACAACCATCTACGCGACAAAGGCGCAGGCCATGCGCGCCGCTCAGGCGAAGTGGGACAAGCTGCAGCGAGGCGTCGCTGAGTTTTCAATATCGCTGGCTATTGGCCGCGCCGATTTATTTCCTGAAACACCAGTCGCGGTGAAAGGCTTTAAGCGCGTCATAGACGAGCAGGCTTGGATAATCAGCCGGGTGGTGCATAACCTTAACAGCAACGGCTACACGACGGGCTTAGAGCTTGAGGTTAAGGTTTCGGATGTGGAGTACGAAAGCGAAGAATTAACGCAGTGA
- a CDS encoding phage tail protein, giving the protein MLMVLGLFVFERRTLPYQSMQYSKDYRWASNDRIGKPPAYQYLGEGETTRTLSGVLYPEITGGRLSLTAIELMADEGRAWPLIDGTGMIHGMYVIDKVTHTHTELFSDGAARKIEFSLSLKRVEKSLAAMYGDLKTQADNLVTSAGDWLGGLAG; this is encoded by the coding sequence ATGTTAATGGTTTTGGGCTTATTTGTATTTGAGCGCCGCACACTGCCCTATCAGTCCATGCAGTATTCGAAGGATTACCGCTGGGCGTCAAATGACCGTATCGGCAAGCCACCGGCTTACCAGTATCTCGGGGAAGGGGAAACCACGCGCACGCTGTCGGGTGTTCTCTATCCCGAAATTACCGGCGGACGCCTGTCACTGACCGCCATCGAGCTGATGGCAGACGAGGGGCGCGCGTGGCCGCTGATTGACGGAACGGGCATGATCCACGGCATGTATGTCATCGACAAAGTGACGCACACGCACACCGAGCTATTCAGTGACGGGGCGGCGAGAAAAATCGAGTTTAGCCTGTCCCTTAAACGGGTCGAGAAATCGCTGGCGGCCATGTATGGCGACCTGAAAACGCAGGCCGACAATCTGGTCACGTCTGCCGGTGACTGGCTGGGAGGGCTGGCGGGATGA
- a CDS encoding phage tail assembly protein, whose amino-acid sequence MENINETVTTETENPNIVILDNPIMRGEQKIEQVTVSKPNAGTLRGVSLASLANSDVDALIKVLPRMTYPALTEPEVMRLEASDLILFAGKVVGFLSPSSAR is encoded by the coding sequence ATGGAAAACATCAACGAAACCGTCACCACCGAAACCGAAAACCCGAACATTGTGATCCTCGATAATCCCATCATGCGCGGTGAGCAAAAAATCGAACAGGTGACCGTGTCCAAACCCAACGCCGGGACTCTGCGCGGCGTGAGTCTGGCCTCGCTGGCTAACTCTGACGTCGATGCGCTGATTAAGGTGCTGCCGCGCATGACGTACCCGGCGCTGACCGAGCCCGAGGTCATGCGTCTGGAAGCATCAGACCTGATTTTGTTCGCCGGAAAGGTGGTCGGTTTTTTGTCGCCATCTTCGGCTCGCTGA
- the baeR gene encoding two-component system response regulator BaeR encodes MTELPIDENTPRILIVEDEPKLGQLLIDYLRAASYAPSLISHGDQVLPYVRQTPPDLILLDLMLPGTDGLTLCREIRRFSEVPIVMVTAKIEEIDRLLGLEIGADDYICKPYSPREVVARVKTILRRCRPQRELQVLDAESPLIVDESRFQASWRSKLLDLTPAEFRLLKTLSHEPGKVFSREQLLNHLYDDYRVVTDRTIDSHIKNLRRKLEALDAEQSFIRAVYGVGYRWEADACRIA; translated from the coding sequence ATGACCGAGTTACCGATTGACGAAAACACGCCGCGCATTTTGATTGTCGAAGACGAGCCCAAGCTGGGGCAGCTACTGATCGACTATTTACGCGCGGCCAGCTACGCCCCGTCACTGATCAGCCACGGCGACCAGGTGCTGCCGTACGTGCGTCAGACGCCGCCGGACCTGATCCTGTTGGATCTGATGCTCCCCGGTACCGATGGCCTGACCCTGTGCCGTGAAATTCGTCGCTTCTCCGAGGTGCCCATCGTCATGGTCACCGCCAAAATTGAAGAGATTGACCGCCTGCTGGGGCTCGAAATTGGCGCAGACGATTACATCTGCAAACCCTACAGCCCGCGTGAAGTGGTCGCCCGCGTGAAAACCATTCTGCGCCGCTGCAGGCCGCAGCGCGAGCTTCAGGTGCTGGACGCCGAAAGCCCGCTGATTGTCGACGAAAGCCGTTTCCAGGCGAGCTGGCGAAGCAAGCTGCTGGACCTGACGCCTGCGGAATTTCGCCTGCTGAAAACCCTCTCCCACGAGCCGGGAAAAGTGTTCTCCCGCGAACAGCTGCTGAACCACCTGTATGACGATTACCGCGTGGTGACCGACCGCACCATCGACAGCCACATCAAAAACCTGCGCCGCAAGCTGGAGGCGCTGGACGCCGAGCAGTCGTTCATCCGCGCAGTATATGGCGTGGGGTATCGCTGGGAAGCGGATGCGTGCAGGATTGCGTAA
- a CDS encoding phage tail tape measure protein, producing the protein MSNNVRLEVLLNAVDRASRPLKAIQTASKTLAGDIRTSQNSLRELNAQAGRIDGFRKASAQLAVTGQSLNKAKQEAAALAVQFKNTQNPTTAQARAMEAAKKSAADLQLKYNSLRQSVQRQRTELAQAGINTRTLSADERRLKTSISETTAQLNRQREALARVSQQQARLSRVKERYQAGKSLAGGAAAAGAAGVGIATAGTMAGVKLLTPGYDFAQKNSELQAVLGVDKQSPEMEALRKQARQLGDNTAASADDAASAQIIIAKSGGDAAAIQAATPVTLNMALSNRRSMEENAALLTGMKSAFQMSNDQIAHIGDVLSMTMNKTAADFDGLSDALTYAAPVAKNAGVSIEQTAAMVGSLHDAKITGSMAGTGSRAVLSRLQAPTGKAYEAIKELGVKTSDSKGNTRPIFAILKEMQRSFEKNNLGTSQKGEYMKTIFGEEASSAAAVLMTAASSGKLDQLTAAFKASDGKTAELVKIMQDNLGGDFKEFQSAYEAVGTDLFDQQEGSLRELTKTATKYVLKLDGWITNNKTLASTIGLIAGGGLALIGVLGGIGLIAWPVVTGFNVIMAAAGVLGANLAAMGAAIVSVLGALTWPIVAIGVAIIAGALLIRKYWEPISAFFSGVMEGIKQAFAPVVELFEPLKPVFDWLGDKLKAAWQWFKDLIAPVKSTQETLDSCKNAGVMFGKMLAEALMLPLKSFNTLRTGVNWLLEKLGVINKESSDLDQKAAKASAATGSQNRSYIPATSAYGGYQYQPVTAPTGKTYVDQSKPEYNIHLNGGIAPGSDLDRQLREAVDKLDRENRARQRSSMRHD; encoded by the coding sequence ATGAGCAATAACGTCAGACTTGAGGTACTGCTGAACGCAGTTGACCGGGCAAGCCGACCGCTTAAAGCTATCCAGACTGCCAGCAAGACCCTTGCCGGCGATATCCGCACTTCTCAAAACAGCCTGCGCGAACTGAATGCGCAGGCTGGCCGAATTGACGGATTCAGGAAAGCGAGCGCACAGCTTGCCGTGACAGGCCAGTCGCTTAACAAGGCGAAACAGGAAGCCGCCGCGCTGGCCGTCCAGTTTAAAAACACGCAGAACCCTACAACCGCGCAGGCGCGCGCGATGGAGGCGGCAAAGAAATCCGCCGCTGACCTGCAGCTCAAATACAACAGCCTCAGGCAGTCGGTACAGCGCCAGCGCACCGAGCTCGCGCAGGCCGGGATTAACACCCGTACTCTCTCGGCGGATGAGCGCCGCCTGAAAACCAGCATCAGTGAAACGACTGCGCAGCTAAACCGGCAGCGCGAGGCACTGGCGCGGGTCAGTCAACAGCAGGCGCGACTGAGTCGCGTTAAAGAGCGTTATCAGGCCGGTAAATCCCTTGCCGGAGGCGCTGCAGCGGCAGGCGCGGCGGGCGTCGGTATCGCCACGGCGGGAACGATGGCCGGAGTGAAATTACTTACACCCGGTTATGACTTTGCACAGAAAAACTCTGAGCTACAGGCCGTGCTCGGGGTCGATAAACAGTCACCCGAAATGGAGGCGCTGCGCAAACAGGCGCGCCAGCTCGGGGACAATACCGCTGCGTCTGCAGATGATGCGGCGAGCGCGCAGATTATCATTGCGAAAAGCGGCGGGGATGCCGCAGCGATTCAGGCGGCGACGCCAGTCACGCTGAATATGGCGCTGTCTAACCGTCGCTCGATGGAAGAAAACGCCGCGCTGCTGACGGGTATGAAATCCGCGTTTCAGATGTCAAACGACCAGATCGCACACATCGGCGACGTGTTGTCGATGACCATGAACAAAACGGCCGCTGACTTTGACGGGCTGAGCGACGCGCTGACCTATGCTGCGCCGGTGGCAAAAAATGCCGGGGTCAGTATCGAGCAGACCGCCGCGATGGTCGGCTCGCTCCATGACGCCAAAATCACCGGCTCGATGGCGGGGACGGGCAGCCGTGCCGTCCTGAGTCGCCTGCAGGCTCCGACCGGTAAGGCATACGAGGCAATCAAAGAGCTCGGCGTTAAAACGTCTGACAGCAAGGGCAACACGCGCCCGATATTCGCCATTCTGAAAGAAATGCAGCGCAGTTTTGAGAAAAACAATCTCGGAACAAGCCAGAAAGGCGAATACATGAAAACCATTTTCGGTGAGGAAGCCAGCTCGGCGGCGGCGGTACTGATGACCGCTGCCTCAAGCGGCAAACTCGACCAGCTCACGGCGGCGTTTAAAGCCTCGGACGGGAAAACCGCTGAGCTGGTCAAAATCATGCAGGACAACCTCGGCGGCGACTTCAAAGAATTCCAGTCAGCCTATGAGGCCGTCGGTACTGACCTGTTTGACCAGCAGGAGGGCTCACTGCGTGAGCTCACTAAAACCGCCACGAAATATGTTTTAAAGCTCGACGGCTGGATCACCAATAACAAAACACTTGCGTCAACCATCGGGTTAATTGCAGGTGGTGGGCTGGCGCTGATTGGCGTGCTGGGCGGGATTGGCCTGATAGCGTGGCCGGTGGTAACGGGTTTCAACGTGATTATGGCCGCTGCCGGTGTTCTCGGTGCAAATCTGGCCGCAATGGGGGCAGCCATTGTCTCTGTGCTCGGGGCGCTTACCTGGCCGATTGTGGCTATTGGCGTTGCCATCATCGCCGGTGCGCTGCTCATCCGCAAATACTGGGAGCCAATAAGCGCATTTTTCTCAGGCGTAATGGAGGGAATAAAGCAGGCTTTTGCCCCTGTAGTGGAGTTATTCGAACCGTTAAAGCCGGTTTTTGACTGGCTGGGTGACAAACTTAAAGCGGCGTGGCAGTGGTTTAAAGACCTGATCGCACCGGTTAAGTCGACGCAGGAGACGCTCGACAGCTGCAAAAATGCGGGTGTGATGTTCGGTAAGATGCTGGCCGAAGCGCTGATGTTACCGCTCAAAAGCTTTAATACATTGCGTACCGGCGTTAACTGGTTACTGGAAAAGCTCGGGGTTATCAATAAAGAATCAAGCGACCTTGACCAGAAGGCCGCAAAAGCCAGTGCCGCCACCGGCTCACAAAATAGGTCTTATATTCCGGCAACCTCTGCATATGGAGGCTATCAGTATCAGCCGGTAACTGCGCCCACGGGTAAGACTTACGTCGACCAGAGCAAGCCTGAATACAACATTCACCTGAATGGTGGCATCGCGCCGGGCAGCGACCTTGACCGCCAGCTCCGAGAGGCTGTCGATAAACTCGACCGGGAAAACCGTGCGCGTCAGCGCTCAAGTATGCGTCATGACTGA
- a CDS encoding tRNA 5-hydroxyuridine modification protein YegQ: MFKPELLSPAGTLQNMRYAFAYGADAVYAGQPRYSLRVRNNEFNHENLQLGINEAHALGKKFYVVVNIAPHNAKLKTFIRDLKPVVDMGPDALIMSDPGLIMLVRENFPEMDIHLSVQANAVNWATVKFWKQMGLTRVILSRELSLEEIEEIRTQVPDMEIEIFVHGALCMAYSGRCLLSGYINKRDPNQGTCTNACRWEYNVQEGKEDDIGNIVHKHEPIPVTNVEPTLGIGAPTDSVFMIEEAKRPGEYMTAFEDEHGTYIMNSKDLRAIAHVERLTQMGVHSLKIEGRTKSYYYCARTAQVYRKAIDDAAAGKPFDTSLLETLEGLAHRGYTEGFLRRHTHDDYQNYEHGYSVSERQQFVGDFTGERKGALAAVAVKNKFTKGDSLELMTPQGNMNFTLEHLENGKGEAIDVAPGDGHTVWLPVPEEVELKFALLMRNFNGESTRNPHGK; the protein is encoded by the coding sequence ATGTTTAAACCGGAACTCCTTTCCCCGGCGGGAACGCTGCAAAATATGCGTTACGCTTTCGCCTATGGTGCCGACGCCGTTTACGCGGGCCAGCCGCGCTACTCGCTGCGCGTGCGAAACAACGAATTCAACCACGAGAACCTGCAGCTCGGCATCAACGAAGCGCACGCTCTGGGCAAAAAATTCTACGTGGTCGTGAACATCGCGCCGCACAACGCCAAGCTGAAAACGTTCATCCGTGACCTGAAGCCGGTGGTGGACATGGGGCCGGACGCGCTGATCATGTCGGACCCGGGTTTAATCATGCTGGTTCGGGAGAACTTCCCGGAGATGGATATTCACCTCTCCGTACAGGCTAATGCCGTCAACTGGGCGACGGTCAAATTCTGGAAGCAGATGGGGCTGACCCGCGTCATTCTGTCCCGCGAACTTTCGCTGGAAGAGATCGAAGAGATCCGCACCCAGGTGCCGGATATGGAAATCGAGATCTTCGTTCACGGTGCGCTGTGCATGGCCTACTCCGGCCGCTGCCTGCTCTCCGGCTACATCAACAAGCGCGACCCGAACCAGGGCACCTGCACCAACGCCTGCCGCTGGGAATATAACGTCCAGGAAGGCAAAGAGGACGACATCGGCAACATCGTCCACAAGCATGAGCCTATTCCGGTGACCAACGTCGAGCCGACGCTGGGCATCGGCGCGCCAACCGACAGCGTGTTTATGATTGAAGAAGCCAAACGTCCGGGCGAGTACATGACCGCCTTTGAAGACGAGCACGGCACCTACATCATGAACTCGAAAGATCTGCGCGCCATTGCCCACGTTGAGCGTCTGACCCAGATGGGCGTGCACTCCCTGAAGATCGAAGGCCGTACCAAATCCTATTACTACTGCGCGCGTACCGCGCAGGTGTACCGCAAAGCCATCGACGATGCGGCAGCCGGTAAACCGTTCGATACCAGCCTGCTGGAAACCCTGGAAGGCCTGGCACACCGCGGCTATACCGAAGGCTTCCTGCGCCGTCATACCCATGACGACTACCAGAACTACGAGCACGGTTACTCGGTTTCCGAGCGCCAGCAGTTTGTCGGCGACTTCACCGGCGAGCGCAAAGGCGCGCTGGCGGCCGTCGCGGTGAAAAACAAGTTCACCAAAGGCGACAGTCTGGAGCTGATGACCCCGCAGGGCAACATGAACTTCACGCTGGAGCATCTGGAAAACGGTAAAGGCGAAGCGATTGACGTGGCGCCGGGCGACGGTCATACCGTCTGGCTGCCGGTGCCTGAAGAGGTGGAGCTGAAGTTCGCGCTGCTGATGCGTAACTTCAACGGTGAAAGCACCCGAAACCCACACGGCAAATAG
- a CDS encoding DNA-binding transcriptional regulator, which produces MFHCPKCHFAAHARTSRYFTDTTKERYHQCTNINCSATFVTTETVERFIVSPGVVVPAAPHPTSSGQQQIHWQ; this is translated from the coding sequence ATGTTTCACTGTCCAAAATGCCATTTCGCCGCTCACGCCCGCACAAGTCGCTATTTTACTGACACGACCAAAGAGCGCTATCACCAGTGCACAAACATCAACTGCAGCGCGACGTTTGTGACCACTGAGACGGTCGAGCGCTTTATCGTATCGCCGGGGGTAGTAGTACCAGCGGCACCGCACCCTACATCATCCGGCCAGCAACAAATTCACTGGCAGTGA
- a CDS encoding GpE family phage tail protein produces MADIAVIFHWPPSELNSLSVTELITWREKALQRSGHHHEQ; encoded by the coding sequence ATGGCGGATATCGCGGTGATATTTCACTGGCCGCCATCAGAGCTAAATTCCCTGAGCGTGACCGAGCTCATCACATGGCGCGAAAAGGCGCTGCAGCGAAGCGGACACCACCATGAGCAATAA